A genomic segment from Nicotiana sylvestris chromosome 1, ASM39365v2, whole genome shotgun sequence encodes:
- the LOC138874858 gene encoding uncharacterized protein, with product MANNHLTTSMRTSNQTHAQSSGKNSWADQVEDEEKSQNELGNAQTLNPKSWSNVVEKTIISEGFDLEREGETSANVKSTLADMQEEIEYWQSAVVCYVLGSNPLLTVIEGFFKRMWGHLGLDKVAQTNKGVFMVRFHSVEGRTKAVERGTQTFDRKPVVVKPWKPWLVDKPVKADTTTTRKEKLMYARVMVEVPLNKTYPDTIMFENELGQIIEQTIEYKWKPTLCDHCRNFGHIKEHYRKLQVNTQMNQAAQE from the exons ATGGCGAACAATCACTTGACAACCTCAATGCGAACAAGTAACCAAACACATGCACAGAGCTCTGGGAAGAACTCCTGGGCGGACCAGGTTGAAGATGAAGAAAAATCCCAAAATGAACTAGGTAATGCTCAAACCCTAAATCCTAAATCGTGGAGCAATGTAGTGGAAAAAACGATTATAAGTGAGGGCTTTGACTTGGAAAGGGAAGGGGAAACCTCCGCAAATGTCAAAAGTACTTTGGCAGATATGCAAGAGGAAATTGAATACTGGCAGTCTGCGGTAGTTTGCTATGTCCTGGGATcgaatcccctattaactgtaaTAGAGGGGTTCTTCAAGAGAATGTGGGGTCATTTGGGGCTCGATAAGGTGGCTCAAACTAATAAAGGGGTCTTTATGGTAAGATTTCATAGCGTAGAAGGACGAACAAAAGCAGTTGAAAGGGGAACTCAAACCTTTGATAGGAAACCAGTGGTGGTGAAGCCATGGAAACCAT GGCTAGTAGATAAACCTGTGAAAGCTGATACTACAACTACAAGGAAAGAGAAACTAATGTATGCTAGGGTGATGGTTGAAGTACCATTGAATAAAACATATCCAGATACAATAATGTTTGAGAATGAGCTAGGGCAAATAATTGAACAGACAATAGAGTATAAATGGAAGCCAACACTGTGTGACCATTGCAGAAATTTTGGACACATAAAGGAACACTATAGAAAACTACAGGTCAACACACAAATGAACCAGGCAGCACAAGAATGA